GGTCGTTTATGTATCCGGAAATGAAGGATCCGTCAGTGACGTAGCTTTCGTTTTCAAAAGAGTAGCTCGCAGCGGGACCGGCGAGGATGCCTCGCTTGGAGGTTAAGGTGACGTTTCCGCCTAGGCGGATGTGGTCCGTGACTGGGGCGAGCGCTTCGGCTCCGATGGCGGCTCCGATGTGGCCGCTGTAGTCGAGAGTCGGCTTGAAAAGGTTGGTTTCCGCATCCAGTGGTTGGGTGATGTTTGGGATGAGAAGGAAGGGGACCGCTCCTACCTTGAAGAATAGCTTCTTCCCGCGGATTTCGTTTTGGTTGACGATAGAGAGCTCTCCCGCTCGGGCAATGAACAAGAAGGTGCCGGGCTCTCCTGGGTAGAAGTTGATTTCTTCGAAGCGGAAATTGTCAGGGTTTCCCTCCAGAACGGCACCGTCCACGTAGACTCTGCCGTTGCCCGCCCTGAAATTGGTGGCGCGAGCGAATTCTTCAGCAGGTTTATAGGTCAGCGAATCAGCGGTCAGACGCAGGTCTGCTCGGGTGAAAACGACGTGGCCCGTGGCGGAAGCGTCTTTGGTTTCCTGATTGAAGCGAATGGTATCGGCGGAAAGGAGCCACTCGCCGTATTGGATCTGCGCCCCATCGGTCGCCACGATTTCCCCGGTGTTTTGGTCAAAGGTAAGGTCGCCGCTAGGGATGAGTTCGACCTCTTGGGCTAGGGCGGAATGGGAGAGGCCTGCTAGGGACGCGGTCAGCAGGGCGATACGAGGGAGTTGGCGAAGGATCGAGGTCATCGGTCAGGTAGTTGAAAGCAGAGTACTAAGGGAGGGGGAGCTCTGGGTGGCAAGAATCAAGACGCTCGATTGGGACGTCTTTTGCCCAGTTTGGTTCCTTGGCTCATTGATCGCTCACAAGCCTTTGACACTTGGCAAGAAGACTGCTCTTAAAGGAGGTGTTGTTCTTGAATAGTTTGTCGGAACTCCCTTCGTCAGGCGTCAATTTTGAGAGCTTTTAACCCTCACGTTTCTCACAGTTCTATGTTCACTTCCAAACAAGACCTCGCCCAGTTCGTAGAAGCGACTGTCGCCACCCCCCACGACATTTTGGGGATGCATCCCTACAAAAAAGGAGACCGCAAAGGGATCCTTGTCAGAGCCTTCTTGAGTGGGGTCGAAAAGTGCGAGGTGGTGGACTCCAGCCAGGAGAATGGGCCTCGGTATGAAATGGAGCTAATCCATGAAGATGGCTTTTTCGAAACCTTGATCGAAGATCGCGATCAGGTATTTCCATACCGACTACGAGCCGAGCAGCGGAATTGTGAGATCAGGCAATTTTACGATCCGTATTCATTTTTGCCTTCGATCGGGGACTCCGACCTTTATCTCTTCAATCAAGGCAACGAGCACCGGATATACGAAAAGCTGGGTGCTCATCCGAAGACCATAGACGGCGTTCCTGGTGTATCCTTCGCGGTTTGGGCTCCGAATGCCTCGAGAGTTTCTCTCGTCGGGTCGTTCAACGATTGGGATGGCCGCTACCATCCGATGCGATCGCTAGGGGCAAGTGGAGTGTGGGAGCTTTTTATCCCGGGCTTGGAAAAGGGAGAGATGTATAAATTCGAACTCCGTGCCAAAAATGGGGACCTCTTCCTCAAAACCGACCCGTACGGCTGCTACTTCGAAGCTCCGCCCAATAATGCGTCGATCGTTTTTGATCATTCCGCTTACAATTGGAACGATCAGAGTTGGATGGCTAAGCGGGTTAATCACCAGGCTCTCGATCAACCGATGAGCGTGTACGAAGTACACCTCGGTTCCTGGAAGCGCCGCTGGGAAGAGGACAATCGTCCGTTGTCCTACAGCGAGTTAGCCAAGGAGTTAGCGGATTATGTGGTGGATCACGGTTTTACGCACATCGAGTTGATGCCGGTGGCGGAACACCCGTTTGACGGATCTTGGGGTTATCAGGTAACCGGCTATTTCGCTCCGACTCACCGCTTTGGAACGCCAGACGATTTCAAGGCATTTGTAGACTACATGCACCAACGCGACATCGGCGTATTGGTTGACTGGGTACCGGCTCACTTCCCGAGAGATACTTTTGCTCTGCCAGGTTTTGACGGGACTTGCCTCTACGAGCACGAGGATCCTCGCCTTGGGGCTCACATGGACTGGGGAACTTTGATCTTCAATTTTGGCCGTCACGAAGTGAAGAGCTTCCTGGTGGCGAATGCCTTGAGCTGGCTCGACCGTTATCACATAGACGGTCTTCGTGTCGACGCGGTGGCGTCCATGCTTTATCTCGATTATTCAAGAGAAGAAGGGCAGTGGATTCCTAACCAATACGGCGGAAACGAGAACCTCGAGGCGATCGCTTTCCTTCGCGAAGCGAATAGCTTGGTGCACACCTACTATCCGGGGACCCTTATGATCGCCGAAGAGTCGACCTCTTTTGGTGGGGTCACAAAGCCGCCATCGGAAGGCGGACTTGGTTTTGACCTGAAGTGGAACATGGGGTGGATGCATGACAATATGTCCTACTTCGAGAAGGATCCCATCTACCGTAAGCATCATCACAACAATCTCACCTTCGGTATGCTTTACCAGTACGCCGAAAATTTCGTGACGGTATTCTCCCATGATGAAGTGACACATGGAAAAGGATCCATGCTGATGAAAATGGGGGCGGGCTCCATTTCCGATAAGTCGCAGACCTTGCGCGCTCTCTACGGTCACATGTGGGCTTACCCAGGCAAGAAGTTGCTCTTTATGGGAAGCGAGTTCGGGCAATCCGAAGAGTGGAATTACGACAAGTCCCTGCAGTGGCACTTGAACGAGTTCAAGGATCACAGCGG
The sequence above is a segment of the Pelagicoccus albus genome. Coding sequences within it:
- the glgB gene encoding 1,4-alpha-glucan branching protein GlgB, whose protein sequence is MFTSKQDLAQFVEATVATPHDILGMHPYKKGDRKGILVRAFLSGVEKCEVVDSSQENGPRYEMELIHEDGFFETLIEDRDQVFPYRLRAEQRNCEIRQFYDPYSFLPSIGDSDLYLFNQGNEHRIYEKLGAHPKTIDGVPGVSFAVWAPNASRVSLVGSFNDWDGRYHPMRSLGASGVWELFIPGLEKGEMYKFELRAKNGDLFLKTDPYGCYFEAPPNNASIVFDHSAYNWNDQSWMAKRVNHQALDQPMSVYEVHLGSWKRRWEEDNRPLSYSELAKELADYVVDHGFTHIELMPVAEHPFDGSWGYQVTGYFAPTHRFGTPDDFKAFVDYMHQRDIGVLVDWVPAHFPRDTFALPGFDGTCLYEHEDPRLGAHMDWGTLIFNFGRHEVKSFLVANALSWLDRYHIDGLRVDAVASMLYLDYSREEGQWIPNQYGGNENLEAIAFLREANSLVHTYYPGTLMIAEESTSFGGVTKPPSEGGLGFDLKWNMGWMHDNMSYFEKDPIYRKHHHNNLTFGMLYQYAENFVTVFSHDEVTHGKGSMLMKMGAGSISDKSQTLRALYGHMWAYPGKKLLFMGSEFGQSEEWNYDKSLQWHLNEFKDHSGISCLVRDLNRVYREEPALAYTDFDSQSFRWIACWDADSSIISYVRTSPDGRSKILVIGHFTPMKREKYRIGLPSAGHWREILNTDSEFYGGSNAGNVNGVNSEAIEYDSFPQSGEFTLPPLSTVMFKWEG